The DNA window GTTGGTCCCGCGGGATATGGACATGATCCGAAGGTGGTCCCCGGACCTCATCCTCCTGGACGAGGCGCAACGGATCAAGAACTGGAAAACGCGAACCGCGAAGTCCGTCAAACGGCTGGAATCGCCGTTCGCCATCGTGCTGACCGGCACTCCCCTCGAGAACCGGATCGAAGAGCTGCACTCCCTCGTGGAATTCATCGACCACCGCCGCCTCGGCCCCTTGTTCCGATTCGTCCATCACCACAGGATCGTCGACCAGGACGGCAAGGTCATCGGATACCGGAACCTGCAGACCGTAAAGGAATCCCTGAAGAACGTCATGATCCGGCGGAAGAAAGAGGAGGTTCTCCGGCAGCTTCCGGAACGGATCGACCGGAACTTCTTCGTTCCCATGACGAAAGAGCAGCGGATGATCCACGACGAGAATCTCGAAATCGTGGCGAAGCTGGCCGCGAAGTGGCGCCGCTATAAATTCCTTTGCGAGGCCGATCAGCGGCGGCTGCGCATCGCCCTGAACTACATGCGGATGGCGGCCGACAACACGTACCTCGTGGACAGGAAGACGGTCCACGGGCCCAAGATCGACGAGTTGGACATCCTCCTCAAGGAGATCGTCATCGAGGGCGGAGAGAAGGCGGTCATCTTCAGCCAGTGGCTCCGGATGAACGAGCTGGTGGAACAGGTTCTCCATAAGAACGGGATCCGATATGTCCATTTGAACGGCGGCATCCCGTCCAGGGAACGGAAGGAGCTGATGTCCCGATTCAAGGAGGACCCGGACTGCATGGTCTTTCTGTCCACGGATGCCGGCGGCGTCGGCTTGAATCTTCAAAGCGGCTCCGTGGTGATGAACATGGACATTCCCTGGAACCCCGCCGTTCTGGAACAGCGCGTCGGCCGCGTCCACCGGCTCGGTCAGCGCAAGGCGGTCCGCGTCATCAACTTCGTCACCGCATCCTCCATCGAGGAGAGGATTCTCGGACTCCTGAAATTCAAGAAATCGTTGTTTGCGGGAGCGCTGGACCGTGACGGGGAAGACGTGGTCATGCTCGGCGGTTCCCTGCTGAAGAGGTTCATGGATTCCGTGGAAACGATTACGGCGGATCTTCCGAAAACCGGCCCGACCCTCGAGGATCGGGAGGAGAGGGAACCGACGCCGGGCGCGAACGCACTCCAGGACCTGCTTCTTGGCGCCGCACAACTCTTGACGAACCTCGGCAGGATCGTCTCGCAGCCGGCGGCGACCGAGGCGCCCCCGTTTCAGGGATTTCCGGCCACGATGATCGCCAGAGACGACAAGACCGGAAAGACGTATCTGAAATTGCCTCTTCCCGACAAGGAGAGCGTAAAAGGCCTCTTGTCGGCCTTCAGCGAATTCATCACGGGCGCCATGCCGTGAAAATCGTCGTCCGGTGCCGCCTTCGGATTGCCGGCCTTCCACGGCGCCTCGAATGGCTTGCCAAGCAATGCTTCCCCGCAGGTTTCCCATTGCCATCAATGGCTGTCTGAAACGAGGAAGAGCAGGGGATAGCGCAACACCTTGTTTTGACTTCCTTTCCGGCGATTGGTACCATCGGCCCATGAAGATCACCGCCGACATCCGGGACGCCGTGTCCCCCGTCGCACGGAGGCACGGAATCGCCCTCGTCCTTCTGTTCGGCTCCTTCGCGGCTGGCCATCCGCGGGAGAACAGCGACGTCGACATTGCGGTCCGGTTCCGTGACCGGGAGGTGAGCCTGCGCCGGCTGCTGGATGTCCAGGAGGAACTCGCGGGCATCTTCCCCGGCCGGGAAATCGACGCGGTTTCCCTCGAGCGGGCCGACCCGCTTTTCATGAAGAAGATCGCCGAGCGCTTCCTGGTTCTCTTTGAGGAGCCCGGGGAGGCCGACGCGTTCCTGCGCCTGGCCTTCAAGCGGTACCAGGACCACGGGAAATACCTCGCAATGGAACGCGACTTCGCACGTCGCTACGTCGAAAAGATCGCCCTATGATCGACCGGGAGCTCGTCACGCGCAAGGTCCTCCTCATCGGAAGGGACCTCGAGGAGCTCCGGAAGCTCGTCTCCGGCGGACTGGGGGAATACCTGGCCGACCCCTACAAGGAGGTCCTGGCCGAGCGCTTCCTCGAGCGGACGATCACGCGGATGATCGACGTCAACTACCACCTCATCACGGGATCCGACCGTCCTCCTCCCCGGGACTATTACGAAAGCTTCACCGAGCTCGGGAAGATGGGGATCCTCGAGCCCGTCTTCGCCTCCAAGATCGCCTCCTCGGCGGGCCTGCGCAACCGCATCGTCCACGAGTACGACGACATCGATCCCGCCAAGGTATTCGAGGCGACCCAGGCCGCTCTCTCCGACCTTCCTGTTTACCTCAAGGCGATCCTCTCCTTCGCCGGGTGACGCGTCAGGGACTGTCGCCCCGGTCCGGTAGGCTGATGCCTGGTTGGGCGGATCCGATCCGACGACGCGGGTGCTCTCGAACTTCCCGGGTTGACCTGTATGCATATAAGATGCATACTGATGCATATGCGAACGACGCTGAACATCGACGATGAACTCTTGCGGGAGGCCCAGGAGCTTTCGGGGATCCGGGAGAAGACCGCCACCGTGCGCGCCGCCCTGGAGGCGCTGATCGCCAGGGAGAGCGCC is part of the Candidatus Deferrimicrobiaceae bacterium genome and encodes:
- a CDS encoding nucleotidyltransferase domain-containing protein; its protein translation is MKITADIRDAVSPVARRHGIALVLLFGSFAAGHPRENSDVDIAVRFRDREVSLRRLLDVQEELAGIFPGREIDAVSLERADPLFMKKIAERFLVLFEEPGEADAFLRLAFKRYQDHGKYLAMERDFARRYVEKIAL
- a CDS encoding DUF86 domain-containing protein, giving the protein MIDRELVTRKVLLIGRDLEELRKLVSGGLGEYLADPYKEVLAERFLERTITRMIDVNYHLITGSDRPPPRDYYESFTELGKMGILEPVFASKIASSAGLRNRIVHEYDDIDPAKVFEATQAALSDLPVYLKAILSFAG
- a CDS encoding DEAD/DEAH box helicase, with protein sequence MNLSRTHKPDGLGLDDWQRLLRVRFGERQRYKLENRGDHPIFSEFLLTNPESGKTYKIAIRGNAAFDNYCSCPDYDVNGLGTCKHIAFALSRLMKRKGAKKAFREGYAPPYSEVYLGYGLMREVRFKAGKDAPPGLLALADDYFDRSGRLKEDRLLDFPRFLNAVPRDNGHEVRCYDDVMAYVAEHQDAEHRRGIVKLRAKDGIDSPIFRNLLKTDLYPYQREGVLFAVEAGRSLIGDDMGLGKTLQALAAAELMAKWFGVRKVLVVSPTSLKYQWLSEIEKFTGRSALVVEGLSHHRRQSYLRESFYKLVNYELVPRDMDMIRRWSPDLILLDEAQRIKNWKTRTAKSVKRLESPFAIVLTGTPLENRIEELHSLVEFIDHRRLGPLFRFVHHHRIVDQDGKVIGYRNLQTVKESLKNVMIRRKKEEVLRQLPERIDRNFFVPMTKEQRMIHDENLEIVAKLAAKWRRYKFLCEADQRRLRIALNYMRMAADNTYLVDRKTVHGPKIDELDILLKEIVIEGGEKAVIFSQWLRMNELVEQVLHKNGIRYVHLNGGIPSRERKELMSRFKEDPDCMVFLSTDAGGVGLNLQSGSVVMNMDIPWNPAVLEQRVGRVHRLGQRKAVRVINFVTASSIEERILGLLKFKKSLFAGALDRDGEDVVMLGGSLLKRFMDSVETITADLPKTGPTLEDREEREPTPGANALQDLLLGAAQLLTNLGRIVSQPAATEAPPFQGFPATMIARDDKTGKTYLKLPLPDKESVKGLLSAFSEFITGAMP